One segment of Acidovorax sp. DW039 DNA contains the following:
- the rraA gene encoding ribonuclease E activity regulator RraA produces the protein MVTPVSFSTCDLCDVHKADDSGAFRVLPPGFHHYGGRSTFCGPVVTVKCWEDNTLVKAAVESDGQGRVLVVDGGASLRRALVGGNLAAAAVRNGWAGLVVNGCVRDAAELRAAEVGICALGLMPLPTEKRNEGQRDVAVQIQGVWVRPGDWLYADEDGVVIGASSLLP, from the coding sequence ATGGTTACCCCGGTCTCGTTCAGTACCTGTGATCTGTGTGATGTGCATAAAGCCGATGACAGCGGCGCTTTCCGGGTATTGCCTCCCGGTTTTCATCACTACGGCGGTAGAAGCACTTTCTGTGGACCGGTAGTCACCGTGAAGTGCTGGGAAGACAACACCCTGGTGAAAGCAGCTGTCGAATCGGACGGCCAGGGAAGGGTGCTGGTGGTGGACGGAGGGGCTTCTCTGCGCCGTGCACTGGTAGGTGGCAATCTGGCCGCAGCAGCCGTGCGCAATGGCTGGGCGGGGCTTGTGGTCAACGGTTGCGTGCGCGACGCTGCCGAGTTGCGGGCCGCCGAGGTGGGTATCTGTGCGTTGGGCCTCATGCCGCTGCCGACAGAAAAGCGCAACGAAGGTCAGCGTGATGTGGCGGTCCAGATCCAGGGCGTATGGGTTCGCCCGGGCGATTGGCTATACGCCGATGAGGACGGTGTCGTCATCGGAGCATCGTCATTGCTGCCTTGA
- a CDS encoding SWIB/MDM2 domain-containing protein: MATAKKAPAKTAAAKDAAPAKKRTPNAAFMKALTPSPALAAVVGSAPLPRTEIISKLWVYIKANNLQDAANKRNINADAKLKELFGKPQVSMFELAGLIGKHVS; the protein is encoded by the coding sequence ATGGCAACTGCAAAGAAAGCTCCGGCAAAGACAGCCGCCGCCAAGGATGCGGCCCCAGCAAAAAAGCGCACCCCTAACGCCGCCTTCATGAAGGCCCTGACCCCCAGCCCCGCCCTGGCTGCCGTCGTGGGTTCTGCGCCGCTGCCTCGCACGGAGATCATCAGCAAGCTGTGGGTCTACATCAAGGCCAACAACTTGCAAGACGCAGCCAACAAGCGCAACATCAACGCAGACGCCAAGCTCAAGGAACTGTTTGGCAAGCCCCAAGTTTCCATGTTTGAACTGGCTGGCCTGATCGGCAAGCACGTCAGCTAA